A single window of Lentilitoribacter sp. Alg239-R112 DNA harbors:
- a CDS encoding TrkH family potassium uptake protein: MTGIVHVIALAIFGLSSLLLIPILVALGQGEGGLAGIMLIFSTLGIFVSIVILAAIADLEYNLSRSLSFVSLLSLWLITSLVGAFSFMVFLNMPLGAAWFESVAALTTSGGSLISKSASSQTMLVWRACMEWYGGFLTLVSVLHILAPGEFGGLINTERSLRPKSGNKTWLPDSSGYQRLITEYVIITLLIAVGLMASGVTSLNSMMLSMVAIATGGFTPFEGALDENVGRFGQFVIIIGLLVGTLNIFWRRSIIRSPRTFLRKNVELNYILVALLVLSLVYGFRYASLAGSERSAENALLHILEGLFSATSLIATSGMETRPGAIAVLPDVLVLAVVLIGASIYSTTGGIKIYRIAMMAAHALRELKKLIHPTSVQNLRFGEVVIDEQKMAAIWSHFILSLILVGIGAFLISFFGFSFDAAATLAIALFSNAAPIYDALIPTLSEISLAEGVAWPSLSDGNTLSYIVFSALMLVGRLEVIAVFAVLNFRYWLNR; this comes from the coding sequence ATGACAGGTATAGTGCATGTAATTGCTCTAGCAATTTTCGGACTTTCCTCGCTCTTATTGATCCCTATATTGGTGGCTTTGGGGCAAGGTGAGGGTGGTCTTGCTGGTATAATGCTCATATTTTCTACGCTCGGAATATTTGTATCAATTGTAATCTTGGCGGCGATTGCTGATCTTGAATATAACCTGTCCCGCTCCTTAAGTTTTGTTTCGCTCTTAAGTTTATGGCTTATCACATCGTTGGTTGGCGCATTTAGTTTCATGGTGTTTTTGAATATGCCTTTGGGCGCTGCATGGTTTGAATCCGTAGCCGCATTAACAACATCGGGCGGGTCTTTAATTTCAAAATCGGCCTCCAGTCAAACAATGTTGGTCTGGCGTGCATGTATGGAGTGGTACGGAGGGTTTCTCACCCTTGTGTCTGTGCTACATATTCTAGCTCCGGGTGAATTTGGTGGTCTTATTAATACCGAACGCTCCCTTAGACCGAAATCTGGTAATAAAACATGGCTGCCGGATTCCTCTGGTTATCAACGCTTAATTACAGAGTATGTTATTATCACGCTTCTGATTGCGGTTGGATTAATGGCGTCGGGTGTTACAAGCCTTAACTCAATGATGTTATCTATGGTCGCAATTGCGACCGGTGGCTTTACTCCATTTGAAGGTGCATTGGACGAAAATGTTGGCCGTTTTGGACAATTCGTTATCATTATTGGTCTTCTTGTTGGTACTCTAAACATCTTTTGGCGACGCAGCATTATTAGGAGTCCAAGAACATTTTTACGCAAAAACGTTGAACTGAATTATATTTTAGTTGCATTGCTTGTACTAAGTCTCGTTTACGGTTTTAGATATGCTTCGCTTGCCGGCTCAGAAAGATCCGCAGAAAATGCTTTGTTACATATTCTCGAGGGGTTGTTTTCAGCAACGTCTCTTATTGCAACAAGTGGAATGGAAACCCGCCCCGGTGCGATAGCCGTTCTTCCTGATGTATTGGTTCTTGCCGTCGTTCTTATTGGTGCGAGCATTTATTCAACGACAGGTGGGATCAAGATATATCGAATCGCAATGATGGCTGCCCATGCTTTGCGTGAATTGAAGAAACTCATTCATCCCACAAGTGTTCAAAATCTTCGATTTGGTGAAGTTGTGATCGATGAGCAAAAAATGGCAGCGATTTGGTCACACTTTATTCTCTCACTTATTCTGGTAGGCATTGGTGCCTTTCTAATTTCATTCTTTGGGTTTTCATTTGATGCTGCGGCGACATTGGCAATTGCACTTTTTTCTAACGCAGCCCCAATTTATGATGCGCTTATTCCGACACTATCCGAAATTTCGCTAGCTGAAGGTGTCGCGTGGCCGTCTTTGAGCGATGGAAATACATTGTCTTACATCGTTTTTAGCGCATTAATGCTGGTCGGACGCCTTGAAGTTATCGCCGTTTTTGCTGTTCTGAATTTCAGATATTGGTTAAATCGATAG
- the hfq gene encoding RNA chaperone Hfq: MADKSQNLQDLFLNSVRKQKMSLTIFLINGVKLTGVVTSFDNFCVLLRRDGHSQLVYKHAISTIMPGSQLQMFEIEEGAGDQ, from the coding sequence ATGGCTGATAAATCTCAAAATTTGCAAGACTTATTTTTGAACAGCGTTCGAAAACAAAAAATGTCACTCACAATATTTTTGATCAACGGTGTTAAATTGACAGGCGTTGTTACATCATTCGACAATTTTTGTGTACTATTACGACGTGACGGTCACTCACAATTGGTTTATAAGCATGCCATCTCCACTATCATGCCAGGCTCCCAATTGCAGATGTTTGAAATCGAAGAAGGTGCTGGCGATCAATAA
- a CDS encoding PAS domain-containing sensor histidine kinase, producing the protein MQLNIKNNDVVAVDMQVGANKHHRRFLNYRTALVFLALLSAGTSFMILLGLTPIKPEENVVLGALAVNSAFVLCLLFIIIFEFTRLFKARRRGKAAARLHIRIVGLFSVVAITPAIIVAVIASITLDIGLDRWFSIRTKAIVNSSLDVAEAYELENARYLNGQVLSMANDLDSSRALFTLDRNGFADFFKRQTIGRGLIAAQLVDNKGEVILEADIEDGVTMPNMPAGTLDDASDGLPALIRSGRTNLVGAVLKLRNISNSYLYVVRALDDEVIRAKGLMEAATIEYNSLEEGRSTLQVAFGVLFLGFALILLLSAIWMAIAVADRLVRPIRRLITAADEVAAGDLTINVPVHASDGDVGSLTMTFNNMISEIRNQRDEVLVAKDQVDERRRFTEAVLTGVSAGVIGIDHDGFITIANRSASVILDKSEDDLVGNKLEDVAPGFTTIFIEAGLRGRDEFRSQVTTTSGGKEHNLDVKITREQSSDGRQSYVVTVDDVTDLVVAQRSTAWADVARRIAHEIKNPLTPIQLSAERIRRRFGKYIPEDGKEVFDQCTETIVRQVGDIGRMVNEFSSFARMPKPVKSQHDLRDILKDAIFTLEVSRSDIHFEREMPEEPMLGEFDARMLGQAFGNLVKNASEAIDAVSDDNARKSKRIFVHAYPSQNGKDYIVDVIDNGNGLPRENRHRLLEPYMTMREKGTGLGLAIVKKIAEDHDGSLELHDAPPDFDNNPGAMFRVILSKNSVKPADAGKDEK; encoded by the coding sequence ATGCAATTGAATATTAAAAACAATGACGTTGTGGCTGTAGATATGCAGGTCGGGGCGAACAAGCACCATCGTAGATTTTTAAACTATCGCACGGCACTCGTTTTTCTTGCGCTTTTGAGTGCTGGTACTTCATTTATGATCCTGCTGGGTCTGACGCCGATCAAACCTGAGGAAAACGTGGTTCTGGGTGCATTGGCCGTCAATTCGGCATTTGTATTGTGTCTACTTTTTATAATTATATTCGAGTTCACCCGTCTATTTAAGGCACGTCGTCGAGGAAAAGCTGCTGCGCGCCTCCATATTCGAATTGTTGGATTATTTAGCGTTGTAGCTATAACACCAGCGATCATCGTTGCGGTTATTGCAAGTATAACTTTAGATATCGGGCTTGACCGCTGGTTTTCAATTCGCACGAAGGCCATTGTCAATTCATCGCTCGATGTGGCCGAAGCCTATGAACTTGAGAATGCCCGATACTTAAATGGCCAAGTCTTATCAATGGCAAATGATCTTGATAGTTCGAGAGCGCTTTTTACCTTGGATAGAAACGGGTTTGCTGATTTTTTTAAACGGCAGACTATCGGGCGCGGTCTCATCGCTGCGCAATTGGTAGATAACAAAGGTGAAGTCATTCTTGAAGCTGATATTGAGGATGGTGTAACTATGCCAAACATGCCAGCGGGAACTCTTGATGATGCTTCCGATGGATTGCCAGCTCTTATTCGATCAGGTCGCACAAATCTTGTTGGTGCTGTTTTAAAACTAAGAAATATTTCCAACTCCTATCTCTATGTCGTCAGGGCTTTGGACGATGAAGTTATTCGCGCAAAAGGGCTGATGGAAGCCGCAACAATTGAATATAATTCTCTCGAAGAAGGTCGATCAACTTTGCAGGTCGCATTTGGTGTGCTGTTTCTTGGGTTTGCGCTTATTTTGCTTTTATCAGCAATTTGGATGGCGATTGCCGTCGCAGATCGTTTGGTTCGACCCATTCGACGCTTGATTACAGCGGCAGATGAAGTCGCTGCGGGTGATTTGACAATCAATGTACCAGTTCATGCGTCTGATGGCGATGTAGGCTCGCTAACAATGACATTTAATAACATGATTTCGGAGATCAGAAATCAACGCGATGAAGTTTTAGTTGCAAAAGATCAGGTCGATGAGCGGCGACGATTTACTGAAGCAGTTCTAACCGGCGTTTCAGCTGGGGTAATTGGTATTGATCACGATGGATTTATAACAATTGCAAACCGATCAGCATCAGTCATTCTGGATAAATCTGAAGATGATTTGGTTGGAAACAAACTGGAAGATGTCGCTCCGGGCTTTACGACCATTTTTATTGAAGCAGGCTTGAGAGGGCGTGATGAATTTCGATCTCAAGTTACCACTACTTCGGGCGGGAAAGAACATAATCTTGATGTTAAAATTACACGTGAACAATCATCCGATGGTCGACAATCTTATGTTGTTACCGTTGACGACGTGACCGATCTTGTGGTTGCACAGCGCTCCACAGCTTGGGCTGATGTTGCACGACGCATCGCCCACGAAATCAAAAACCCTCTTACACCCATCCAATTGTCAGCAGAACGAATTCGTCGTCGGTTTGGGAAGTATATTCCTGAAGATGGTAAGGAAGTCTTTGATCAGTGTACCGAAACTATCGTGAGGCAAGTTGGCGATATCGGAAGAATGGTCAATGAATTTTCATCCTTTGCACGTATGCCAAAACCAGTTAAATCGCAACATGACCTTCGTGATATCCTCAAAGATGCTATATTTACACTTGAAGTCAGCCGATCTGATATTCATTTTGAACGCGAGATGCCTGAAGAACCGATGCTTGGCGAATTTGACGCCCGTATGCTGGGGCAGGCATTTGGAAATCTGGTAAAAAATGCGTCTGAGGCAATTGATGCCGTCTCTGACGATAACGCTCGTAAGAGCAAGCGTATTTTTGTTCATGCTTATCCTTCGCAAAACGGCAAAGATTACATTGTCGATGTAATTGATAATGGGAATGGCTTGCCGAGAGAAAATAGACATCGATTGCTCGAGCCGTATATGACGATGCGGGAAAAAGGCACAGGGTTGGGGCTGGCAATTGTGAAAAAAATTGCTGAAGATCATGACGGTTCATTGGAACTCCACGATGCCCCACCTGACTTTGATAACAATCCTGGCGCGATGTTCCGTGTCATTTTATCCAAGAATTCTGTAAAACCTGCTGATGCAGGCAAAGATGAAAAATAG
- the trkA gene encoding Trk system potassium transporter TrkA, with protein sequence MKVIICGAGRVGYGIAERLAAEENDVSIIDTSEELIQVIRDTLDVRGYIGHGAHPEILARAGAEQADMIIAVTLSDEVNMVACQVAHSLFNVPKKIARIRAQGYLQQHWSDLFSSDHMPIDVIISPEIEVGKKVLRRIALPGAIDVVSFADDKVVMTAIECQENCPVVDRPLVQLTEMFPDLLATIVGVWRNGEFIVPNSSDQLEVGDVAYVVSSYNHVNRTLALFGHEEQEAQRIVIAGGGNIGEYVAKKIEESQSRTRVKIIEYNRNRALKVADNLDKTVVLNGSSIEQKILVEADIQDADLMIALTNDDQINILSCVMAKHLGCSANLALINSPTYQQFTKSIGIDADINPRSVTISRVLQHVRRGRIRSVYTLQKGAAEVIEAEALETSALVGKPIGELELPKGMRIGSVYRDGNVIKPNGATQIKAHDRVIILATADAVKAVEQLFRVSLEFF encoded by the coding sequence ATGAAAGTTATAATTTGTGGTGCAGGGCGTGTCGGATACGGTATTGCTGAACGATTGGCCGCCGAGGAAAATGACGTATCTATTATTGATACATCCGAAGAGCTTATTCAGGTTATCCGCGATACCCTTGATGTAAGGGGCTATATTGGCCATGGTGCTCATCCTGAAATACTTGCGCGCGCTGGTGCCGAACAAGCTGATATGATTATAGCGGTTACGCTTTCTGATGAAGTTAACATGGTCGCTTGCCAGGTAGCTCATTCACTTTTTAATGTTCCCAAGAAAATTGCCCGTATTCGTGCTCAGGGATATTTGCAACAGCATTGGTCTGATTTGTTTTCCAGCGATCACATGCCAATTGATGTCATTATTTCACCAGAGATTGAAGTCGGAAAAAAAGTACTGCGCCGTATTGCCCTGCCTGGCGCTATTGATGTGGTGAGTTTTGCTGATGACAAAGTCGTCATGACAGCGATTGAATGTCAGGAAAATTGCCCGGTTGTCGATAGGCCACTTGTTCAGTTAACAGAAATGTTTCCAGACCTTCTAGCAACCATTGTTGGTGTTTGGCGTAATGGTGAGTTTATTGTTCCAAACTCATCTGATCAACTTGAAGTTGGTGATGTTGCTTACGTTGTGTCGAGTTATAACCATGTTAATCGTACACTAGCGCTATTTGGGCATGAGGAGCAGGAAGCTCAACGTATTGTTATTGCAGGTGGTGGCAATATTGGTGAATATGTAGCCAAGAAAATTGAAGAGAGTCAGTCGCGAACGCGCGTCAAAATCATCGAATATAATCGTAACCGCGCGCTCAAAGTTGCTGATAATCTAGATAAAACAGTTGTTTTGAATGGTTCATCAATTGAACAAAAAATATTGGTAGAGGCTGATATTCAAGACGCGGATCTTATGATAGCGCTGACGAACGATGATCAGATTAATATTTTGTCTTGCGTTATGGCAAAGCACTTAGGTTGCAGTGCAAATCTTGCCTTGATCAATAGTCCAACATATCAGCAGTTTACAAAATCAATTGGAATTGACGCAGACATTAATCCGCGCTCCGTAACGATCTCTCGCGTTTTACAGCATGTACGCAGAGGTCGAATTCGTTCGGTATATACGTTGCAGAAGGGGGCAGCTGAAGTTATTGAAGCAGAAGCTTTAGAAACTTCCGCATTGGTTGGTAAGCCAATAGGTGAATTGGAGTTACCAAAAGGTATGCGTATAGGTTCGGTCTATCGCGACGGCAACGTTATCAAACCAAATGGAGCTACACAGATTAAGGCCCATGATCGTGTTATTATTTTGGCAACGGCCGATGCAGTAAAGGCTGTTGAGCAGCTCTTCAGGGTCAGTCTTGAGTTTTTCTAA
- a CDS encoding sigma-54 dependent transcriptional regulator, with amino-acid sequence MPTDILIVDDEEDIREIVSGILEDEGHETRTAFDSDSALAAIAERVPRLIFLDIWLQGSRLDGLALLDDIKSRYPDLPIVMISGHGNIETAVSAIRRGAYDFIEKPFKVDQLIMVSERAIETSQLKKEVKDLKRRTGGENIDLVGASFAVTQLRQTVEKIAQTNSRIMIKGPSGAGKELVARLIHKNSSRESGPFVVLNSATITPERMEVELFGTENSSGTERKIGALEEAHGGILYLDEVADMPLETQNKIVRVLVDQQFERVGGTKRVKVDVRVLSSTAQNLEELIVAKKFREDLFHRLNVVPVKVPALRDRGEDIPFLVDQLLRQVSEQMGVKKCKISDDALAVLQAYSWPGNIRQLKNIIERVMILGHDQSSDGVINVDMLPDEVTELGPAKRDGGQQHIMTLPIREAREAFEREYLLAQISRFGGNISKTASFVGMERSALHRKLKSLGVGNT; translated from the coding sequence ATGCCAACTGACATTTTGATCGTGGATGACGAAGAAGATATTCGCGAGATCGTATCGGGAATTTTAGAGGATGAAGGCCATGAGACGCGTACGGCTTTTGATAGCGATAGCGCGCTTGCTGCCATTGCAGAGCGTGTTCCGCGCCTTATCTTCCTTGATATTTGGCTACAGGGAAGTCGTCTAGACGGGCTTGCATTGCTTGATGACATCAAATCGAGATACCCTGACTTGCCGATTGTTATGATATCCGGACACGGTAATATTGAAACAGCGGTATCTGCGATCCGTCGCGGCGCATATGATTTCATTGAAAAACCATTTAAAGTCGACCAGCTTATTATGGTTAGCGAACGGGCTATTGAAACCTCCCAACTAAAGAAGGAGGTAAAAGACCTTAAGCGGCGAACGGGTGGTGAGAATATAGATCTGGTGGGTGCATCTTTTGCTGTCACACAATTGCGCCAAACCGTCGAAAAGATTGCACAAACAAATTCACGAATAATGATCAAGGGGCCTTCGGGTGCAGGTAAGGAACTCGTTGCGCGCCTCATTCATAAAAATTCTAGTCGTGAAAGCGGGCCTTTTGTTGTTTTAAACTCAGCAACAATTACACCTGAACGGATGGAGGTGGAGCTTTTCGGCACGGAAAATTCTAGCGGAACAGAGCGAAAAATTGGTGCGTTGGAAGAAGCTCATGGTGGAATTTTATATTTGGATGAAGTGGCAGATATGCCGCTTGAAACACAAAATAAAATTGTTCGTGTACTCGTAGATCAGCAATTTGAACGGGTAGGTGGTACAAAGCGTGTGAAAGTTGACGTCAGGGTCTTGTCGTCCACCGCACAGAACCTTGAAGAGCTGATTGTAGCAAAGAAGTTTCGCGAAGATTTATTTCATCGATTAAATGTCGTGCCCGTTAAAGTGCCTGCGTTGAGGGATAGAGGAGAAGATATTCCTTTCCTCGTTGATCAGTTACTTAGGCAAGTATCTGAACAAATGGGTGTAAAAAAGTGCAAAATTTCTGATGATGCGCTTGCCGTCTTACAAGCCTATTCTTGGCCCGGAAATATACGCCAGTTAAAAAATATAATCGAACGAGTTATGATCTTAGGACATGACCAAAGTTCAGATGGTGTCATCAATGTGGACATGTTGCCTGACGAAGTGACTGAACTAGGTCCGGCGAAACGTGATGGTGGTCAGCAACATATTATGACACTGCCGATTCGAGAAGCGCGGGAAGCCTTTGAGCGAGAATATCTTCTGGCGCAAATTAGCAGATTTGGCGGTAATATTTCTAAAACAGCATCCTTTGTTGGAATGGAACGATCGGCATTGCACCGAAAATTAAAATCTCTTGGTGTTGGAAACACATAG
- the ntrC gene encoding nitrogen regulation protein NR(I) produces the protein MTETILVADDDAAIRTVLNQALTRAGYDVRVTSNAGTLWRWVAAGEGDLVITDVVMPDENAFDLLPRIKKARPDLPILVMSAQNTFMTAIKASEGGAYEYLPKPFDLTEMVSIIGRALSEPKKVVPTGGDEVGETMPLVGRSAAMQEIYRVLARLMQTDLTLMITGESGTGKELVAQALHDYGKRRNGPFVAINMAAIPKDLIESELFGHEKGAFTGAQARSTGRFEQAEGGTLFLDEIGDMPMDAQTRLLRVLQQGEYTTVGGRTPIKTDVRIVAATNKDLKSSINKGEFREDLFYRLNVVPLRLPPLRDRAEDVPDLIRHFTQQNAGEGLEAKRFDVDAMNMLKSHPWPGNVRELENFVRRVMALYPQDVITSEITASEFQQNEPSAQDLTHIMPTGPVSISQSVEENMRTYFASFGDDLPPVGLYQRVIEEVEYPLILSVLTATRGNQIRAAELLGVNRNTLRKKIRELGISVYRSAKPA, from the coding sequence ATGACGGAAACTATTCTAGTCGCGGATGATGATGCTGCTATAAGAACAGTACTTAATCAGGCTCTTACAAGAGCTGGATACGATGTTCGTGTAACGTCAAATGCTGGTACACTTTGGCGTTGGGTAGCGGCAGGTGAGGGTGATTTGGTCATAACAGATGTCGTGATGCCCGATGAGAATGCATTTGATCTTCTGCCACGCATCAAGAAAGCACGCCCAGACCTCCCTATACTTGTAATGAGTGCGCAAAACACTTTCATGACTGCTATCAAAGCATCTGAAGGTGGCGCCTACGAGTATTTGCCAAAGCCGTTTGATTTAACAGAGATGGTTTCTATCATCGGTCGGGCACTTTCTGAGCCCAAAAAGGTAGTTCCAACAGGAGGCGATGAGGTGGGTGAGACCATGCCACTTGTGGGTCGCTCCGCAGCAATGCAAGAAATTTATCGCGTTCTAGCTCGACTAATGCAGACAGATCTTACGCTTATGATCACAGGAGAATCTGGCACCGGTAAAGAGCTTGTAGCGCAAGCACTTCATGACTATGGCAAACGCAGAAATGGCCCTTTTGTTGCAATTAATATGGCTGCGATTCCCAAAGATCTCATTGAATCGGAACTGTTTGGTCATGAGAAGGGCGCGTTTACCGGCGCGCAGGCTCGGTCTACAGGGCGATTTGAGCAGGCAGAAGGCGGAACTCTATTCTTGGATGAAATCGGCGACATGCCGATGGATGCTCAAACTCGACTTTTGCGAGTTCTGCAGCAGGGAGAATATACAACAGTTGGCGGCAGAACACCGATTAAAACTGATGTTAGAATTGTCGCTGCTACAAATAAGGATTTAAAAAGTTCGATTAATAAAGGCGAATTTAGGGAAGATCTATTTTACAGGCTCAATGTTGTTCCGCTTAGATTGCCCCCACTTAGAGATAGAGCAGAAGATGTACCTGACCTCATTCGGCACTTCACGCAGCAAAATGCAGGTGAGGGGCTAGAAGCAAAACGTTTTGATGTAGATGCGATGAATATGCTCAAATCACATCCGTGGCCAGGCAATGTACGTGAGTTGGAAAACTTTGTCAGACGCGTTATGGCTTTGTATCCGCAAGATGTTATTACGAGCGAGATTACAGCATCTGAATTTCAGCAAAATGAACCTTCGGCACAAGATCTTACTCATATAATGCCAACTGGTCCTGTCAGTATTTCTCAATCGGTTGAGGAAAACATGCGAACGTATTTCGCAAGTTTTGGAGATGACTTACCTCCTGTAGGCCTATACCAGCGTGTAATTGAAGAAGTAGAATATCCGCTTATTTTGTCTGTCCTTACAGCAACACGTGGTAATCAGATACGAGCGGCAGAACTTTTGGGTGTAAATCGTAATACGTTGCGTAAGAAGATTAGAGAACTTGGAATTTCAGTTTACAGGTCCGCTAAGCCAGCTTGA
- the mazG gene encoding nucleoside triphosphate pyrophosphohydrolase: protein MTPSNDIVRLLEVMAALRDKETGCPWDIEQNFETIKPYTLEEAYEVADAIERNDPEDLCDELGDLLLQVVFHAQMAKEEGLFSFEDVVYAINKKMIRRHPHVFGDGNAKTGGEVKVRWDEIKAEEKQERSERRRARGLAEEDSRGLLDTVSRAMPANEEALKIQQKASKVGFDWNDPSLVLDKMEEEIAELRAEISKGNKDQVADEMGDLMFVLVNLARHLNVNPEMALRGTNTKFRKRFSYIEQSLADNNLDIKSATLEQMEALWVEAKSL from the coding sequence ATGACACCTTCAAACGATATTGTGCGTTTACTTGAAGTAATGGCCGCACTTAGGGATAAAGAAACAGGCTGTCCTTGGGATATTGAGCAAAATTTCGAAACAATTAAACCCTATACATTAGAGGAAGCTTACGAGGTTGCGGACGCTATAGAGCGAAATGATCCTGAGGATTTATGTGACGAATTGGGAGACTTGTTGTTGCAAGTCGTCTTTCACGCACAAATGGCCAAGGAGGAAGGTCTATTCTCATTCGAGGATGTGGTTTATGCAATCAATAAAAAGATGATCCGCCGACACCCACACGTTTTTGGCGATGGTAATGCGAAAACAGGTGGAGAAGTAAAAGTCCGTTGGGATGAAATCAAAGCCGAAGAAAAGCAGGAACGTAGTGAAAGACGCCGCGCTCGTGGTTTAGCTGAGGAAGATAGCAGAGGTCTACTGGATACAGTTTCACGCGCGATGCCAGCCAATGAAGAGGCATTAAAAATTCAGCAAAAGGCATCAAAAGTTGGTTTTGACTGGAATGATCCATCATTGGTTTTAGATAAGATGGAAGAAGAAATCGCTGAATTACGGGCTGAAATTTCTAAGGGAAACAAAGACCAAGTCGCGGATGAAATGGGCGATTTGATGTTTGTTCTCGTCAATCTGGCACGGCATCTAAATGTCAATCCTGAGATGGCCCTACGCGGCACTAATACAAAATTTCGAAAACGTTTTTCGTATATAGAACAAAGCCTTGCAGATAATAATTTAGATATTAAATCAGCAACATTAGAGCAGATGGAAGCCCTGTGGGTTGAGGCAAAATCTTTATAG
- the hflX gene encoding GTPase HflX, with protein sequence MRRRSDPKQVSLGTEVMRDGEARKDEAIGLAHAIDLNVVLSLTVTLPKAKASTLLGSGKVDEVASLIKQYEAELVIVDHALSPIQQRNLEEAWHCKVIDRTGLILEIFGKRASTKEGVLQVELAHLNYQKGRLVRSWTHLERQRGGGGFMGGPGETQIESDRRMLQSRISSLERELEQVRRTRQLHRSKRQKVPHPIVALVGYTNAGKSTLFNKITGADVLAHDMLFATLDPTLRKMSLPLGRSVILSDTVGFISDLPTHLVAAFRATLEEVLEADLILHVRDMTDPDHEIQANDVMQILSTLGLKDKENANIIEVWNKLDDLEPEIADQFREKADGHEKAIGVSALTGQGIGELLNLIEKELSGRITERTIELKPAQMRILPWIYENTKVLARKDQEDGSVQLDIEVTEHDAEELLNRHQVHFL encoded by the coding sequence ATCCGGCGACGATCTGATCCCAAACAGGTCTCACTCGGAACAGAGGTGATGCGGGATGGTGAAGCACGTAAAGACGAGGCAATCGGTCTAGCTCATGCGATTGATCTGAACGTTGTGTTGTCGCTGACCGTCACCTTACCTAAAGCTAAAGCCTCAACCTTGCTTGGTTCAGGTAAGGTGGACGAGGTCGCAAGCCTTATCAAGCAGTATGAGGCTGAACTTGTCATTGTTGATCACGCATTATCGCCTATCCAACAGCGAAATTTGGAAGAGGCTTGGCATTGTAAGGTTATTGACCGTACGGGGCTCATTCTCGAAATTTTTGGTAAACGAGCCTCTACAAAAGAGGGTGTGTTGCAGGTAGAGCTGGCCCATTTGAATTATCAAAAAGGACGTTTGGTGCGCAGTTGGACGCACTTGGAACGTCAACGCGGCGGCGGCGGCTTTATGGGTGGTCCAGGTGAGACGCAAATCGAATCTGATAGGCGCATGCTGCAAAGCCGTATTTCAAGTTTAGAGCGTGAACTGGAGCAGGTTCGGCGCACGAGGCAGCTTCATCGCTCTAAACGGCAAAAGGTCCCGCACCCTATCGTCGCCCTTGTAGGATATACGAACGCCGGTAAATCAACGCTCTTTAACAAAATTACCGGCGCTGACGTGTTGGCTCACGATATGCTTTTTGCAACGCTAGACCCAACCCTTCGTAAAATGTCGCTGCCTCTCGGGCGTTCGGTTATTTTGTCTGACACAGTGGGATTTATTTCCGATTTGCCCACTCACTTAGTTGCGGCATTCCGTGCCACGTTAGAGGAAGTGCTGGAGGCCGATCTAATCCTCCATGTGCGGGATATGACTGATCCAGATCATGAAATTCAGGCGAATGACGTCATGCAGATTTTGTCTACTCTTGGTCTTAAGGACAAAGAGAACGCAAACATCATTGAGGTCTGGAATAAGTTGGATGATCTTGAGCCTGAAATAGCCGATCAATTCCGTGAGAAGGCTGACGGGCATGAAAAGGCGATAGGTGTGTCTGCGCTTACAGGGCAGGGCATTGGTGAGCTTCTAAATTTAATTGAGAAGGAGCTATCCGGTCGAATTACGGAGCGCACAATTGAGTTAAAGCCAGCTCAGATGCGGATATTGCCTTGGATTTATGAGAACACAAAAGTATTGGCCAGAAAAGATCAGGAAGATGGGTCTGTTCAATTGGATATTGAGGTAACAGAGCATGATGCCGAAGAACTTTTGAATCGACATCAAGTCCATTTTCTATAA